The following proteins are co-located in the Podarcis raffonei isolate rPodRaf1 chromosome 5, rPodRaf1.pri, whole genome shotgun sequence genome:
- the ARHGAP19 gene encoding rho GTPase-activating protein 19 isoform X2 — protein sequence MPHQKLSALVDAICSLVICNDSSLQRHQIIFNPDFFVEKLRHEKPEAFTELVVSNITRLIDLPGAELAQLMGQEDPQLPGTSSGFFRSLMSLKRKAAKCIWQCSANASSHPSSAMCSPHSPQNCSRELREDIEQNLGHVRREEKHQLTEKGVVFGAPLTEEGIAQISQLIEYLHKNLRVEGLFRVPGNSTRQQNLKEALNSGTEIDLDSGEFHSNDVATLLKMFLGELPEPLLTHKHFHAHLKISDLMLLDDKGNKTNIPDKQRQIEALQLLFLILPAPNRSLLKLLLDLLYQTAKKQDRNKMSAHNLALMFSPHILWPRNVTASDLQENIPKLNNGMAFMIKHSQKLFKAPSYIRECARLHYLDSRTHASKDDLDLPVPRNFKDFQLLKFKRRGLVDPSAHQEDTQQHTEEALKELFHHVHNMPDSAKKKKLIQQFQKHPEALTPQAGVPTPRTQKRARTRSFSGLIKRKVLGSQGSLDKKGKDAVLESVGMKEQKHGSKENVSMDSRKYTRFHGSSTKESSI from the exons TGATGCCATTTGCAGTTTAGTTATCTGCAATGACTCCTCCCTTCAACGGCATCAGATCATCTTCAATCCAGACTTCTTTGTGGAAAAGCTGCGACATGAGAAACCTGAGGCATTCACAGAGCTTGTGGTCAGTAACATCACCCGGCTGATTGACCTGCCTGGAGCAGAGCTAGCCCAGCTGATGGGACAGGAGGACCCTCAGTTGCCTGGCACATCCTCAGGGTTTTTCCGTTCCCTGATGTCTCTGAAACGCAAAG CTGCTAAATGTATTTGGCAGTGTTCTGCTAATGCTTCCTCCCACCCCTCCTCCGCCATGTGCTCCCCACACTCTCCCCAGAACTGCTCCAGAGAATTGAGGGAAGACATTGAACAGAATTTGGGGCATGTGAGGAGAGAAGAGAAACATCAGCTTACTG AGAAAGGGGTGGTTTTTGGAGCTCCACTGACTGAAGAAGGTATTGCTCAAATATCTCAACTGATAGAATATCTGCATAAGA ATCTGCGGGTGGAAGGCTTGTTCCGAGTGCCAGGAAACAGTACCAGGCAGCAGAACCTGAAAGAAGCCTTGAACAGTGGGACAGAAATTGACTTGGATTCAGGGGAGTTTCACTCCAATGATGTGGCCACTCTGCTGAAGATGTTCTTGGGAGAATTACCAGAGCCTTTGTTGACCCATAAACATTTCCATGCACACCTCAAAATTTCAG ATCTGATGCTGTTGGATGACAAGGGCAACAAGACCAACATACCCGATAAGCAGCGTCAGATTGAAGCACTGCAGCTCCTCTTCTTGATCCTGCCAGCCCCCAATCGCAGCCTGCTCAAATTGCTGTTGGATCTGCTTTATCAGACAGCCAAAAAGCAGGACAGGAACAAGATGTCAGCTCATAACCTGGCTCTTATGTTTTCACCTCACATTTTGTGGCCTCGAAAT GTGACTGCCAGTGACCTACAGGAAAACATTCCCAAGCTAAATAACGGGATGGCTTTTATGATCAAGCACTCGCAGAAGCTCTTCAAG GCTCCCTCATATATCCGGGAATGTGCAAGGCTGCATTACTTGGACTCCAGAACACATGCCTCAAAG GATGACTTGGACTTGCCTGTGCCCCGGAATTTCAAAGACTTCCAGCTTCTGAAATTCAAGAGGCGAGGACTGGTGGATCCCTCTGCCCACCAAGAAGACACACAGCAACATACAGAAGAAGCACTGAAAGAGCTCTTCCACCATGTTCATAATATGCCAGACTCTGCCAAGAAAAAGAAGCTCATTCAACAG TTTCAGAAGCACCCTGAAGCTCTCACTCCTCAGGCAGGTGTACCCACACCCCGGACCCAGAAGCGGGCTCGCACTCGTTCCTTCAGTGGCTTAATCAAG CGTAAGGTGCTGGGGAGTCAAGGGTCTTTGGATAAAAAAGGGAAGGATGCAGTTTTGGAATCAGTGGGCATGAAAGAGCAGAAGCACGGCagcaaggagaatgttagcatG GACTCCCGTAAATATACTCGATTCCATGGTTCCTCGACAAAGGAGTCTTCCATTTGA
- the ARHGAP19 gene encoding rho GTPase-activating protein 19 isoform X1, which produces MAAESALRGRGGEKRVGSDAICSLVICNDSSLQRHQIIFNPDFFVEKLRHEKPEAFTELVVSNITRLIDLPGAELAQLMGQEDPQLPGTSSGFFRSLMSLKRKAAKCIWQCSANASSHPSSAMCSPHSPQNCSRELREDIEQNLGHVRREEKHQLTEKGVVFGAPLTEEGIAQISQLIEYLHKNLRVEGLFRVPGNSTRQQNLKEALNSGTEIDLDSGEFHSNDVATLLKMFLGELPEPLLTHKHFHAHLKISDLMLLDDKGNKTNIPDKQRQIEALQLLFLILPAPNRSLLKLLLDLLYQTAKKQDRNKMSAHNLALMFSPHILWPRNVTASDLQENIPKLNNGMAFMIKHSQKLFKAPSYIRECARLHYLDSRTHASKDDLDLPVPRNFKDFQLLKFKRRGLVDPSAHQEDTQQHTEEALKELFHHVHNMPDSAKKKKLIQQFQKHPEALTPQAGVPTPRTQKRARTRSFSGLIKRKVLGSQGSLDKKGKDAVLESVGMKEQKHGSKENVSMDSRKYTRFHGSSTKESSI; this is translated from the exons TGATGCCATTTGCAGTTTAGTTATCTGCAATGACTCCTCCCTTCAACGGCATCAGATCATCTTCAATCCAGACTTCTTTGTGGAAAAGCTGCGACATGAGAAACCTGAGGCATTCACAGAGCTTGTGGTCAGTAACATCACCCGGCTGATTGACCTGCCTGGAGCAGAGCTAGCCCAGCTGATGGGACAGGAGGACCCTCAGTTGCCTGGCACATCCTCAGGGTTTTTCCGTTCCCTGATGTCTCTGAAACGCAAAG CTGCTAAATGTATTTGGCAGTGTTCTGCTAATGCTTCCTCCCACCCCTCCTCCGCCATGTGCTCCCCACACTCTCCCCAGAACTGCTCCAGAGAATTGAGGGAAGACATTGAACAGAATTTGGGGCATGTGAGGAGAGAAGAGAAACATCAGCTTACTG AGAAAGGGGTGGTTTTTGGAGCTCCACTGACTGAAGAAGGTATTGCTCAAATATCTCAACTGATAGAATATCTGCATAAGA ATCTGCGGGTGGAAGGCTTGTTCCGAGTGCCAGGAAACAGTACCAGGCAGCAGAACCTGAAAGAAGCCTTGAACAGTGGGACAGAAATTGACTTGGATTCAGGGGAGTTTCACTCCAATGATGTGGCCACTCTGCTGAAGATGTTCTTGGGAGAATTACCAGAGCCTTTGTTGACCCATAAACATTTCCATGCACACCTCAAAATTTCAG ATCTGATGCTGTTGGATGACAAGGGCAACAAGACCAACATACCCGATAAGCAGCGTCAGATTGAAGCACTGCAGCTCCTCTTCTTGATCCTGCCAGCCCCCAATCGCAGCCTGCTCAAATTGCTGTTGGATCTGCTTTATCAGACAGCCAAAAAGCAGGACAGGAACAAGATGTCAGCTCATAACCTGGCTCTTATGTTTTCACCTCACATTTTGTGGCCTCGAAAT GTGACTGCCAGTGACCTACAGGAAAACATTCCCAAGCTAAATAACGGGATGGCTTTTATGATCAAGCACTCGCAGAAGCTCTTCAAG GCTCCCTCATATATCCGGGAATGTGCAAGGCTGCATTACTTGGACTCCAGAACACATGCCTCAAAG GATGACTTGGACTTGCCTGTGCCCCGGAATTTCAAAGACTTCCAGCTTCTGAAATTCAAGAGGCGAGGACTGGTGGATCCCTCTGCCCACCAAGAAGACACACAGCAACATACAGAAGAAGCACTGAAAGAGCTCTTCCACCATGTTCATAATATGCCAGACTCTGCCAAGAAAAAGAAGCTCATTCAACAG TTTCAGAAGCACCCTGAAGCTCTCACTCCTCAGGCAGGTGTACCCACACCCCGGACCCAGAAGCGGGCTCGCACTCGTTCCTTCAGTGGCTTAATCAAG CGTAAGGTGCTGGGGAGTCAAGGGTCTTTGGATAAAAAAGGGAAGGATGCAGTTTTGGAATCAGTGGGCATGAAAGAGCAGAAGCACGGCagcaaggagaatgttagcatG GACTCCCGTAAATATACTCGATTCCATGGTTCCTCGACAAAGGAGTCTTCCATTTGA
- the ARHGAP19 gene encoding rho GTPase-activating protein 19 isoform X3, giving the protein MAAESALRGRGGEKRVGSDAICSLVICNDSSLQRHQIIFNPDFFVEKLRHEKPEAFTELVVSNITRLIDLPGAELAQLMGQEDPQLPGTSSGFFRSLMSLKRKEKGVVFGAPLTEEGIAQISQLIEYLHKNLRVEGLFRVPGNSTRQQNLKEALNSGTEIDLDSGEFHSNDVATLLKMFLGELPEPLLTHKHFHAHLKISDLMLLDDKGNKTNIPDKQRQIEALQLLFLILPAPNRSLLKLLLDLLYQTAKKQDRNKMSAHNLALMFSPHILWPRNVTASDLQENIPKLNNGMAFMIKHSQKLFKAPSYIRECARLHYLDSRTHASKDDLDLPVPRNFKDFQLLKFKRRGLVDPSAHQEDTQQHTEEALKELFHHVHNMPDSAKKKKLIQQFQKHPEALTPQAGVPTPRTQKRARTRSFSGLIKRKVLGSQGSLDKKGKDAVLESVGMKEQKHGSKENVSMDSRKYTRFHGSSTKESSI; this is encoded by the exons TGATGCCATTTGCAGTTTAGTTATCTGCAATGACTCCTCCCTTCAACGGCATCAGATCATCTTCAATCCAGACTTCTTTGTGGAAAAGCTGCGACATGAGAAACCTGAGGCATTCACAGAGCTTGTGGTCAGTAACATCACCCGGCTGATTGACCTGCCTGGAGCAGAGCTAGCCCAGCTGATGGGACAGGAGGACCCTCAGTTGCCTGGCACATCCTCAGGGTTTTTCCGTTCCCTGATGTCTCTGAAACGCAAAG AGAAAGGGGTGGTTTTTGGAGCTCCACTGACTGAAGAAGGTATTGCTCAAATATCTCAACTGATAGAATATCTGCATAAGA ATCTGCGGGTGGAAGGCTTGTTCCGAGTGCCAGGAAACAGTACCAGGCAGCAGAACCTGAAAGAAGCCTTGAACAGTGGGACAGAAATTGACTTGGATTCAGGGGAGTTTCACTCCAATGATGTGGCCACTCTGCTGAAGATGTTCTTGGGAGAATTACCAGAGCCTTTGTTGACCCATAAACATTTCCATGCACACCTCAAAATTTCAG ATCTGATGCTGTTGGATGACAAGGGCAACAAGACCAACATACCCGATAAGCAGCGTCAGATTGAAGCACTGCAGCTCCTCTTCTTGATCCTGCCAGCCCCCAATCGCAGCCTGCTCAAATTGCTGTTGGATCTGCTTTATCAGACAGCCAAAAAGCAGGACAGGAACAAGATGTCAGCTCATAACCTGGCTCTTATGTTTTCACCTCACATTTTGTGGCCTCGAAAT GTGACTGCCAGTGACCTACAGGAAAACATTCCCAAGCTAAATAACGGGATGGCTTTTATGATCAAGCACTCGCAGAAGCTCTTCAAG GCTCCCTCATATATCCGGGAATGTGCAAGGCTGCATTACTTGGACTCCAGAACACATGCCTCAAAG GATGACTTGGACTTGCCTGTGCCCCGGAATTTCAAAGACTTCCAGCTTCTGAAATTCAAGAGGCGAGGACTGGTGGATCCCTCTGCCCACCAAGAAGACACACAGCAACATACAGAAGAAGCACTGAAAGAGCTCTTCCACCATGTTCATAATATGCCAGACTCTGCCAAGAAAAAGAAGCTCATTCAACAG TTTCAGAAGCACCCTGAAGCTCTCACTCCTCAGGCAGGTGTACCCACACCCCGGACCCAGAAGCGGGCTCGCACTCGTTCCTTCAGTGGCTTAATCAAG CGTAAGGTGCTGGGGAGTCAAGGGTCTTTGGATAAAAAAGGGAAGGATGCAGTTTTGGAATCAGTGGGCATGAAAGAGCAGAAGCACGGCagcaaggagaatgttagcatG GACTCCCGTAAATATACTCGATTCCATGGTTCCTCGACAAAGGAGTCTTCCATTTGA
- the ARHGAP19 gene encoding rho GTPase-activating protein 19 isoform X4, whose product MPHQKLSALVDAICSLVICNDSSLQRHQIIFNPDFFVEKLRHEKPEAFTELVVSNITRLIDLPGAELAQLMGQEDPQLPGTSSGFFRSLMSLKRKEKGVVFGAPLTEEGIAQISQLIEYLHKNLRVEGLFRVPGNSTRQQNLKEALNSGTEIDLDSGEFHSNDVATLLKMFLGELPEPLLTHKHFHAHLKISDLMLLDDKGNKTNIPDKQRQIEALQLLFLILPAPNRSLLKLLLDLLYQTAKKQDRNKMSAHNLALMFSPHILWPRNVTASDLQENIPKLNNGMAFMIKHSQKLFKAPSYIRECARLHYLDSRTHASKDDLDLPVPRNFKDFQLLKFKRRGLVDPSAHQEDTQQHTEEALKELFHHVHNMPDSAKKKKLIQQFQKHPEALTPQAGVPTPRTQKRARTRSFSGLIKRKVLGSQGSLDKKGKDAVLESVGMKEQKHGSKENVSMDSRKYTRFHGSSTKESSI is encoded by the exons TGATGCCATTTGCAGTTTAGTTATCTGCAATGACTCCTCCCTTCAACGGCATCAGATCATCTTCAATCCAGACTTCTTTGTGGAAAAGCTGCGACATGAGAAACCTGAGGCATTCACAGAGCTTGTGGTCAGTAACATCACCCGGCTGATTGACCTGCCTGGAGCAGAGCTAGCCCAGCTGATGGGACAGGAGGACCCTCAGTTGCCTGGCACATCCTCAGGGTTTTTCCGTTCCCTGATGTCTCTGAAACGCAAAG AGAAAGGGGTGGTTTTTGGAGCTCCACTGACTGAAGAAGGTATTGCTCAAATATCTCAACTGATAGAATATCTGCATAAGA ATCTGCGGGTGGAAGGCTTGTTCCGAGTGCCAGGAAACAGTACCAGGCAGCAGAACCTGAAAGAAGCCTTGAACAGTGGGACAGAAATTGACTTGGATTCAGGGGAGTTTCACTCCAATGATGTGGCCACTCTGCTGAAGATGTTCTTGGGAGAATTACCAGAGCCTTTGTTGACCCATAAACATTTCCATGCACACCTCAAAATTTCAG ATCTGATGCTGTTGGATGACAAGGGCAACAAGACCAACATACCCGATAAGCAGCGTCAGATTGAAGCACTGCAGCTCCTCTTCTTGATCCTGCCAGCCCCCAATCGCAGCCTGCTCAAATTGCTGTTGGATCTGCTTTATCAGACAGCCAAAAAGCAGGACAGGAACAAGATGTCAGCTCATAACCTGGCTCTTATGTTTTCACCTCACATTTTGTGGCCTCGAAAT GTGACTGCCAGTGACCTACAGGAAAACATTCCCAAGCTAAATAACGGGATGGCTTTTATGATCAAGCACTCGCAGAAGCTCTTCAAG GCTCCCTCATATATCCGGGAATGTGCAAGGCTGCATTACTTGGACTCCAGAACACATGCCTCAAAG GATGACTTGGACTTGCCTGTGCCCCGGAATTTCAAAGACTTCCAGCTTCTGAAATTCAAGAGGCGAGGACTGGTGGATCCCTCTGCCCACCAAGAAGACACACAGCAACATACAGAAGAAGCACTGAAAGAGCTCTTCCACCATGTTCATAATATGCCAGACTCTGCCAAGAAAAAGAAGCTCATTCAACAG TTTCAGAAGCACCCTGAAGCTCTCACTCCTCAGGCAGGTGTACCCACACCCCGGACCCAGAAGCGGGCTCGCACTCGTTCCTTCAGTGGCTTAATCAAG CGTAAGGTGCTGGGGAGTCAAGGGTCTTTGGATAAAAAAGGGAAGGATGCAGTTTTGGAATCAGTGGGCATGAAAGAGCAGAAGCACGGCagcaaggagaatgttagcatG GACTCCCGTAAATATACTCGATTCCATGGTTCCTCGACAAAGGAGTCTTCCATTTGA